In the Acanthopagrus latus isolate v.2019 chromosome 23, fAcaLat1.1, whole genome shotgun sequence genome, one interval contains:
- the syngr1a gene encoding synaptogyrin-1a isoform X1, which translates to MDGFQAYGAGKAGGAFDPLTFLRQPQTVVGVLCWLFSIVILGCVANEGYVNRPNEVEEFCIFNRNQIACNYAVSMGTLCFLCCTTFLALDVYFPQISGVKDRKKAVMADIGVSALWSLVWFVGFCFLANQWQVSKEDDNPLNEGADAARATILFCFFSVFTWAAQCLLAVHRFKLGIDSVTFNQDYVDPNQQEAVEEVLPTEE; encoded by the exons ATGGACGGTTTCCAGGCGTACGGGGCAGGGAAGGCGGGTGGAGCTTTTGACCCACTGACCTTCTTAAGACAGCCTCAGACTGTTGTCGGGGTCCTCTGCTGG CTCTTCTCCATAGTGATCCTTGGCTGTGTCGCTAATGAGGGTTATGTTAACCGGCCCAACGAGGTCGAAGAGTTCTGCATCTTCAACCGCAACCAGATCGCCTGTAACTACGCTGTCTCCATGGGAAcgctgtgtttcctctgctgtaCCACCTTCCTGGCACTGGACGTGTACTTCCCTCAGATCAGCGGCgtgaaggacaggaagaaggCGGTCATGGCCGACATCGGGGTGTCAG CgctctggtctctggtctggttcgttggtttctgttttctggCCAATCAGTGGCAGGTTTCTAAAGAGGACGACAACCCGCTGAACGAAGGAGCCGATGCCGCCAGAGCCACCatcctcttctgcttcttctccgTCTTCACCTGG gctgcTCAGTGTCTACTTGCCGTCCACAGATTTAAACTGGGAATTGATTCTGTCACCTTCAATCAGGACTATGTTGACCCAAACCAACaggaggctgtggaggaggtCCTGCCGACTGAGGAGTAG
- the syngr1a gene encoding synaptogyrin-1a isoform X2: MDGFQAYGAGKAGGAFDPLTFLRQPQTVVGVLCWLFSIVILGCVANEGYVNRPNEVEEFCIFNRNQIACNYAVSMGTLCFLCCTTFLALDVYFPQISGVKDRKKAVMADIGVSALWSLVWFVGFCFLANQWQVSKEDDNPLNEGADAARATILFCFFSVFTWGGLTLLSLERLKRVSFEEEYNKLFSPPLA, translated from the exons ATGGACGGTTTCCAGGCGTACGGGGCAGGGAAGGCGGGTGGAGCTTTTGACCCACTGACCTTCTTAAGACAGCCTCAGACTGTTGTCGGGGTCCTCTGCTGG CTCTTCTCCATAGTGATCCTTGGCTGTGTCGCTAATGAGGGTTATGTTAACCGGCCCAACGAGGTCGAAGAGTTCTGCATCTTCAACCGCAACCAGATCGCCTGTAACTACGCTGTCTCCATGGGAAcgctgtgtttcctctgctgtaCCACCTTCCTGGCACTGGACGTGTACTTCCCTCAGATCAGCGGCgtgaaggacaggaagaaggCGGTCATGGCCGACATCGGGGTGTCAG CgctctggtctctggtctggttcgttggtttctgttttctggCCAATCAGTGGCAGGTTTCTAAAGAGGACGACAACCCGCTGAACGAAGGAGCCGATGCCGCCAGAGCCACCatcctcttctgcttcttctccgTCTTCACCTGG GGAGGTCTCACTCTGCTGTCGTTGGAGCGTCTGAAGAGAGTCTCATTTGAAGAAGAATACAACAAACTTTTCAGCCCACCTCTCGcctga